The proteins below are encoded in one region of Syngnathus acus chromosome 2, fSynAcu1.2, whole genome shotgun sequence:
- the pou3f3b gene encoding POU domain, class 3, transcription factor 3-B, which produces MATAASNPYLGSNSILSSGSIVHSDSGGGGMQPGSAAVTSVSGGYRGDPSIKMVQSDFMQGAMAASNGGHMLSHAHQWVTSLPHAAAAAAAAAVAAAEAGSPWSSSPVGMSASPQQQDVKNSARDDLHTGTALHHRPPVPPHLAAHQTHAGAWGSSTAAHINSISGGQQQQQQQQQQSLIYSQPGGFTVNGMLSPGSQSLVHPGLVRGDTPDLDHGAHHHHHHQHHPHHQHHGGVNSHDPHSDDDTPTSDDLEQFAKQFKQRRIKLGFTQADVGLALGTLYGNVFSQTTICRFEALQLSFKNMCKLKPLLNKWLEEADSSTGSPTSIDKIAAQGRKRKKRTSIEVSVKGALESHFLKCPKPSAQEISTLADNLQLEKEVVRVWFCNRRQKEKRMTPPGVAQTPEDVYSQVGNGHFLVDYLKDASEASDQRVTTTSSFHQVILAH; this is translated from the exons ATGGCCACCGCGGCTTCCAATCCTTATCTGGGCAGCAATAGCATCCTATCGTCGGGCTCGATCGTGCACTCTGACTCGGGAGGCGGTGGCATGCAGCCGGGCAGCGCTGCTGTTACCTCGGTCTCCGGGGGCTACAGAGGGGACCCCTCCATCAAGATGGTGCAAAGTGACTTTATGCAAGGCGCAATGGCAGCCAGCAACGGAGGACACATGCTGAGCCATGCCCACCAGTGGGTGACCTCGCTCCcgcacgccgccgccgcagctgCAGCCGCCGCGGTGGCCGCCGCCGAAGCCGGCTCCCCCTGGTCGTCGAGCCCGGTCGGCATGAGCGCCAGTCCGCAGCAGCAGGACGTGAAGAACTCCGCCAGGGACGACCTGCACACGGGCACGGCGCTGCACCACCGGCCGCCGGTGCCGCCTCACTTAGCGGCCCACCAGACTCACGCCGGGGCTTGGGGCAGCAGCACCGCGGCGCACATTAACTCCATATCGGgtgggcagcagcagcagcaacagcagcagcagcagtcgcTCATCTACTCCCAGCCGGGCGGCTTCACTGTGAACGGCATGCTCAGCCCCGGGAGCCAGAGCCTGGTGCACCCGGGCTTGGTCCGGGGCGACACCCCGGATCTGGACCACGGCgcgcaccaccaccaccatcaccagcATCACCCGCACCACCAGCACCACGGCGGCGTCAACAGCCACGACCCGCACTCGGACGACGACACGCCGACATCGGACGACTTGGAGCAGTTCGCCAAGCAGTTCAAGCAGCGGAGGATCAAACTGGGCTTCACCCAGGCGGACGTGGGCCTGGCGCTGGGCACCCTTTACGGCAACGTCTTCTCGCAGACGACCATCTGCAGGTTCGAGGCTCTGCAGCTCAGTTTCAAGAACATGTGCAAGCTCAAGCCGCTGCTGAACAAGTGGCTGGAGGAAGCCGACTCGTCCACCGGCAGCCCCACCAGCATCGACAAGATCGCCGCGCAGGGcagaaagaggaagaagcGCACGTCCATCGAGGTGAGCGTCAAGGGGGCTCTGGAGAGCCACTTCCTCAAGTGTCCCAAGCCCTCGGCCCAGGAAATCAGCACCCTGGCGGACAACCTGCAGCTGGAGAAGGAAGTGGTCCGAGTGTGGTTTTGCAATAGGAGACAGAAGGAAAAGCGGATGACGCCCCCGGGAGTGGCGCAGACGCCGGAGGATGTGTACTCTCAGGTCGGCAAT GGGCATTTTTTAGTAGATTACTTAAAAGATGCGAGTGAGGCGAGCGACCAGAGGGTGACAACCACAAGTTCATTCCACCAGGTAATTTTGGCGCATTGA